A window of Castanea sativa cultivar Marrone di Chiusa Pesio chromosome 1, ASM4071231v1 contains these coding sequences:
- the LOC142622111 gene encoding GDSL esterase/lipase At5g14450-like, producing the protein MNYLNAAPMEFGRLLLTGFLALCVLGVSGKEVQRSAPCKFPAIYNFGDSNSDTGGISAAFDPIIAPYGDSFFHKPAGRDSDGRVLIDFIAEHLRLPYLSAYLNSLGTSYQHGANFATGGSTIRRQNETIFENGISPFSLDIQIVQFLQFKARTADLYNQAKTRNNLPRPQDFSKALYTFDIGQNDLSAGFRKMSFDQLRAALPDIVNQLATAVQRIYQQGGRTFWIHNTGPIGCLPLNFFYNHNPPPGYLDQQGCVKGQNDMAVEFNKQLKDRVIKLRAELPEAAITYVDLYAAKYGLISNAKNEGFVDPLKVCCGYHVNYDHVWCGSKAIVNGSEVYGASCANPSQYVSWDGVHYSQAANQWFANHILNGSLSDPPIPIIQACQRH; encoded by the exons ATGAACTACTTGAATGCCGCACCAATGGAGTTCGGGAGACTATTATTAACTGGGTTCTTGGCTTTATGTGTTCTAGGTGTGAGTGGTAAGGAGGTGCAACGCTCAGCTCCTTGTAAGTTTCCAGCAATCTACAACTTTGGTGACTCAAATTCAGACACTGGAGGAATATCAGCAGCATTTGATCCCATTATAGCACCATATGGTGATTCATTCTTTCATAAGCCTGCTGGAAGGGACTCAGATGGTCGGGTACTCATAGACTTCATAG CTGAGCACCTAAGATTGCCATACTTGAGTGCATACTTGAATTCACTCGGAACAAGTTACCAGCATGGAGCAAATTTTGCCACTGGAGGATCAACTATTAGAAGGCAAAATGAAACCATATTTGAAAATGGCATTAGTCCATTCTCTCTTGACATCCAGATTGTGCAATTCCTGCAGTTCAAAGCACGCACCGCTGATCTCTACAACCAAG CCAAGACAAGAAACAATCTTCCCAGACCCCAGGACTTCTCCAAGGCTCTTTACACATTTGATATTGGTCAGAATGATCTTTCTGCTGGTTTTCGAAAGATGAGCTTCGACCAACTTCGTGCAGCATTGCCAGACATTGTCAATCAGTTAGCCACAGCAGTCCAA CGCATATATCAACAAGGGGGGAGGACATTCTGGATACACAACACAGGGCCTATTGGATGCTTgcctttgaattttttttacaatcatAATCCACCGCCTGGCTATCTTGACCAGCAAGGCTGTGTCAAGGGTCAAAATGACATGGCTGTAGAGTTCAACAAGCAGCTCAAGGACAGGGTGATCAAACTAAGGGCAGAGCTCCCAGAAGCAGCAATAACATATGTGGATCTATATGCTGCAAAATATGGACTAATCAGCAATGCAAAGAATGAAG GATTTGTCGATCCCCTGAAGGTCTGCTGTGGGTATCATGTGAATTACGATCATGTCTGGTGTGGGTCAAAAGCAATTGTAAATGGAAGTGAGGTGTATGGTGCTTCTTGTGCTAATCCTTCACAGTATGTTAGCTGGGATGGTGTGCATTACTCTCAGGCTGCTAATCAGTGGTTTGCTAATCACATACTCAATGGTTCACTCTCAGACCCACCAATTCCAATTATCCAAGCATGTCAAAGGCATTAG
- the LOC142639352 gene encoding protein WHAT'S THIS FACTOR 1 homolog, chloroplastic, with protein sequence MVIKMLLQNLNYSNHRVHAPLPLQYFIRNFSLWSMKKDPDLESALSRNRRWIVNNQIKNIILRCPNQAASVKFLQKKFKTLDLQGKALNWLKKYPCCFEVYLVGDEYYCRLTKRMMFLIEEEESVKDNQEPIFVDRLAKLLMMSLNHRLNVMKLNELKRNFGFPDDYLIRIVPKYSDMFRIVNHSSRRSSMEIELVSWNPDLAVSTIEASARKHGSQPCFSCSLPSTWVKSWERFHEFNASPYISPYLGPRGLLEGSKESEKRTVGLVHELLSLTLWKKVSIVKLGHFRREFGMPEKLNVLLLKHPGIFYVSNKYQIYTVLLREGYNGSELIDKDPLVVVKEKFGELMQEGLHEYNKRHYLVNLEKRKKDMVLGRLNKSKDRNSEISENDDQGDKLGGLFDPEERKRFYKILFDDVVP encoded by the coding sequence ATGGTGATTAAAATGCTTCTGCAAAACCTTAATTATAGTAATCATCGAGTGCATGCTCCACTGCCCCTTCAGTACTTTATTCGAAACTTTTCACTATGGTCAATGAAAAAGGATCCAGATCTAGAATCGGCTCTGTCTAGAAATCGTCGATGGATAGTCAATAATCAGATCAAGAACATAATTCTTCGATGCCCAAACCAGGCAGCATCTGTGAAATTCCTACAGAAGAAATTCAAGACCCTTGATCTCCAAGGAAAAGCTCTAAATTGGCTTAAAAAATACCCATGCTGCTTTGAAGTTTATCTTGTTGGCGATGAGTACTATTGTCGGCTAACAAAACGGATGATGTTTTTGATAGAAGAGGAAGAATCTGTCAAAGATAATCAGGAACCGATATTTGTTGATAGATTGGCAAAGTTGCTTATGATGAGCTTGAATCATAGACTCAATGTTATGAAACTTAATGAATTAAAGAGGAACTTTGGTTTTCCAGATGACTATCTAATCAGAATTGTGCCGAAGTACTCAGATATGTTCCGGATAGTTAATCATAGCAGTAGACGGAGTTCAATGGAAATTGAACTGGTTTCTTGGAACCCTGATCTAGCAGTTTCCACAATTGAAGCCTCTGCTCGGAAGCATGGTTCTCAGCCATGTTTTTCATGTTCATTGCCCTCAACTTGGGTGAAGTCATGGGAAAGGTTTCATGAATTTAATGCATCTCCTTATATTTCACCCTACTTGGGCCCCAGAGGTTTATTGGAGGGATCAAAGGAGTCAGAGAAGAGGACTGTGGGCTTGGTGCACGAGTTATTGTCTTTGACACTGTGGAAGAAAGTGTCAATAGTGAAGCTAGGCCATTTTAGGAGAGAGTTTGGCATGCCAGAGAAATTGAATGTTCTGCTGCTTAAGCACCCTGGCATATTTTATGTTTCAAATAAGTATCAAATATATACTGTACTTCTTAGAGAGGGATATAATGGGTCAGAACTAATAGATAAAGATCCTCTCGTTgttgtgaaggaaaaatttgGGGAGCTGATGCAGGAGGGACTTCATGAATATAATAAGAGGCACTATTTGGTGAATttagagaagagaaagaaagacatGGTTTTGGGTAGATTAAACAAAAGCAAGGATAGAAACTCTGAAATTTCTGAAAATGATGACCAGGGAGACAAGTTAGGAGGTCTGTTTGACCCAGAAGAAAGAAAACGGTTTTATAAAATTCTCTTTGATGATGTTGTTCCATAA